One stretch of Punica granatum isolate Tunisia-2019 chromosome 5, ASM765513v2, whole genome shotgun sequence DNA includes these proteins:
- the LOC116207242 gene encoding pectinesterase inhibitor-like, with amino-acid sequence MMMKAIFFSLLLILLLCVMIHPSCSVDNTQLNNICSQTTSRSFCLQVLKSDPRTVSSDLNALGHISVDLALSKASSVLSHVQSLRRNAREPELKRRLETCSEYYTSAKSQLDGAKRSLSTRDYARVANGAANAMEISLGCEDEFEAGPPTVPELKQMNDEMEGLCSIVYAVVGYMG; translated from the coding sequence ATGATGATGAAGGCAAtattcttctctcttctccttATCCTCCTCTTATGTGTAATGATCCATCCGTCATGTTCCGTTGACAACACCCAACTCAACAACATCTGCTCACAGACCACCAGCCGCTCCTTCTGCCTGCAAGTCCTCAAATCCGACCCCCGGACCGTCTCATCGGACTTGAACGCGCTCGGCCATATCTCTGTCGACCTCGCCCTGTCCAAGGCCTCCTCTGTCCTCTCCCACGTCCAATCCCTCCGGCGGAACGCCAGGGAGCCGGAGCTGAAGCGTCGGCTCGAGACCTGCTCCGAATACTACACCTCTGCCAAGTCCCAGCTCGACGGAGCCAAGAGAAGCCTCAGCACGAGGGACTACGCCAGGGTGGCTAATGGGGCGGCCAACGCCATGGAGATTTCCTTGGGCTGCGAGGACGAGTTCGAGGCCGGGCCCCCCACCGTGCCGGAGCTCAAGCAGATGAACGACGAGATGGAAGGCCTATGCAGCATCGTGTACGCAGTCGTGGGCTACATGGGCTAG
- the LOC116207240 gene encoding dihydrolipoyl dehydrogenase 1, mitochondrial-like, producing MAMASVARRKAYLLSRNLSGGCSDALRYSYSLTSFSRGFASGSDDNDVVVIGGGPGGYVAAIKAAQLGLKTTCIEKRGSLGGTCLNVGCIPSKALLHSSHMFHEAKHSFAHHGVKFPSVEVDLPAMMAQKDKAVANLTKGIEGLFKKNKVNYVKGYGKFVSPSEVSVDTIDGGVTVVKGKNIIVATGSDVKSLPGVTIDEERIVSSTGALALKEIPKKLVVIGAGYIGLEMGSVWGRLGSEVTVVEFAPDIVPSMDGEVRKQFQRALEKQKMKFMLKTKVVGVDTSGNTVKLTLEPAAGGEKTTLEADVVLVSAGRVPFTAGLGLDKIGVEMDKAGRILVNERFASNVPGVYAIGDVIPGPMLAHKAEEDGVACVEFIAGKAGHVDYDKVPGVVYTHPEVASVGKTEEQVKSLGVAYRVGKFPFLANSRAKAIDDAEGIVKILAEKETDKILGVHIMAPNAGELIHEAALALSYDASSEDIARVCHAHPTMSEAVKEAAMATYDKPIHI from the exons ATGGCGATGGCGAGCGTCGCGAGGAGGAAGGCTTACCTTCTCTCCCGAAACCTCTCCGGCGGCTGCTCCGATGCTCTTAGGTACTCCTACTCCCTCACCTCCTTCTCCCGGGGCTTCGCCTCGGGATCTGACGACAATGACGTCGTCGTCATCGGCGGCGGCCCCGGCGGCTACGTGGCCGCGATCAAGGCCGCCCAGCTCGGGCTCAAGACCACCTGCATCGAGAAGCGCGGCTCCCTCGGCGGTACCTGCCTCAATGTCGGTTGTATTCCTTCCAAG GCACTGCTTCATTCCTCCCACATGTTTCATGAAGCCAAGCATTCATTCGCCCACCACGGGGTGAAGTTCCCATCTGTTGAGGTCGACTTACCTGCTATGATGGCTCAAAAAGATAAAGCCGTGGCTAATCTCACGAAAGGTATTGAAGGCCTTTTCAAGAAGAATAAGGTCAACTATGTGAAGGGGTACGGCAAGTTTGTCTCCCCATCCGAGGTTTCGGTTGACACCATTGATGGTGGGGTCACAGTCGTAAAGGGAAAGAATATCATAGTTGCCACTGGTTCCGATGTCAAATCTTTACCTGGAGTCACCATTGATGAGGAGAGGATTGTCTCATCCACCGGAGCTTTGGCTTTAAAAGAAATTCCAAAGAAGCTTGTGGTGATTGGAGCAGGTTACATTGGTCTCGAGATGGGCTCAGTGTGGGGCCGTTTGGGGTCAGAAGTTACAGTTGTGGAGTTTGCCCCCGATATCGTTCCATCCATGGACGGTGAGGTCCGAAAGCAATTCCAGCGTGCCCTAGAAAAGCAAAAGATGAAATTCATGCTCAAGACCAAAGTTGTTGGGGTCGACACATCTGGAAACACTGTTAAGCTGACTCTTGAGCCAGCAGCTGGAGGAGAGAAGACAACTCTCGAGGCTGATGTTGTTCTTGTCTCTGCTGGTCGGGTCCCATTCACCGCTGGGCTCGGACTAGATAAGATTGGAGTAGAAATGGATAAAGCAGGAAGGATTCTGGTTAACGAGAGATTCGCCTCCAATGTCCCCGGGGTATATGCCATTGGGGATGTAATCCCAGGCCCGATGTTGGCTCACAAGGCCGAGGAGGACGGTGTTGCCTGTGTGGAGTTCATAGCAGGCAAGGCGGGCCATGTGGACTATGACAAGGTCCCTGGAGTCGTGTACACGCATCCTGAGGTCGCTTCTGTGGGGAAGACTGAGGAACAAGTCAAGTCTCTTGGTGTGGCGTACCGAGTTGGGAAATTCCCCTTCCTCGCAAACAGCAGGGCGAAGGCAATTGATGATGCGGAGGGAATTGTGAAGATACTGGCCGAGAAGGAAACTGACAAGATACTGGGAGTCCACATAATGGCTCCAAACGCAGGGGAGCTCATTCACGAGGCGGCCTTGGCTCTTTCCTATGATGCATCGAGCGAAGACATTGCACGGGTATGTCATGCACATCCAACGATGAGCGAGGCAGTGAAGGAGGCTGCCATGGCTACTTACGACAAGCCCATTCACATCTAA
- the LOC116207241 gene encoding craniofacial development protein 1, whose translation MEGVEGGDAHENRDSNLAERDVKARVDAVWEQMNKGASNSVLQSLCKKRTSNPKETKRKPSSNWMSYLGLAQKKTEPSVEERTRKAPDAVQNDVGDEAKKLAAAALSAVKDAAAAANGKGKLEITEIRDFAGQEIEVKKFIDADSKEASDRGKAAAPSAVDAVLEQIKKKPKLSVLDKTKKDWGEFKEENKGMEEELDAYKKSSNQYLDRVSFLQRADYREFERERDARLATQARRKPDMREDL comes from the exons ATGGAGGGCGTCGAGGGAGGAGATGCCCATGAGAACCGTGACTCAAATCTGGCAGAAAGAG ATGTGAAAGCTCGAGTTGATGCTGTGTGGGAGCAAATGAACAAAGGGGCTTCTAATAGTGTACTTCAGTCTCTCTGTAAGAAGCGCACCTCAAACCCTAAAGAAACCAAACGGAAGCCATCCTCT AATTGGATGTCATATCTTGGGTTGGCCCAAAAGAAGACTGAACCTTCAGTGGAGGAGAGAACACGGAAGGCTCCTGATGCTGTTCAAAATGATGTTGGTGATGAGGCTAAGAAGCTTGCTGCTGCTGCACTCTCGGCAGTTAAGGATGCAGCTGCGGCTGCAAATGGGAAAGGGAAACTTGAG ATCACTGAGATTCGAGACTTTGCTGGACAAGAGATTGAAGTAAAGAAGTTCATCGATGCTGATTCAAAGGAGGCATCTGATAGGGGGAAGGCCGCTGCTCCTTCTGCTGTTGATGCAGTCCTCGAGCAGATTAAGAAGAAGCCGAAGCTTAGTGTGCTCGACAAGACCAAGAAGGATTGGGGAGAattcaaagaagaaaacaagGGGATGGAAGAGGAGCTCGATGCTTACAAGAAGAGCTCGAATCAGTATCTCGACAGGGTTTCCTTCTTGCAGCGTGCGGATTACCGGGAATTTGAGCGGGAGAGAGATGCAAGGCTTGCAACGCAAGCGAGGAGGAAGCCCGACATGCGAGAAGACCTATGA